DNA sequence from the Nocardia sp. BMG111209 genome:
CGGCCGGCCAGCGCGATACCGCTCCATAACGGGCGGCGGCGCGGTAACCGGTCCAGGAACGCCTTGGCGCTGCGGGCGATGATGGTGAGCGCGGCCTCCTGACCGGTCTGCGGGGTGGCGATCTCCAGGCCACCGAGGATGCGGCCGGACAGGTCGGCGGCGATCATGCGGGTGACGTTGGCGCCGATGTGCACGCCCAGGGTCGCGTACGAGTCGGTGTCGACCTCGAACGGAACCCGGGGACGGCCGACCGCGCCGGATGCGGTGAGATCGGCGCGTTCTCGCAGCAACCCGGCCGAAAGCAGGGCCGCCACTTGGCGATTGACGGTGGCGATACTCAATCCGGTTGCCTGTGCGGCGGTGTCACGGAAGATGGGGCCACGGGTGGCGGCCCGGAGCACTGCGGCGGCCGGGTTGTCGGCGATGCGCAGCTCGGGGGGAACGGCGGGTCGGGCGGGCGCGGTCCGGGTGGCGGACAGGGCGGAATTAGACGGTCGCTCGAGGGTGGGGCTCGTCATGAGGCGGCAATCCTTGTTGAGGTCCCCGCGGCAAGGGGACGAATTCCGAGACAGCAACAAGGCAGCGAGAAGGGCCGAGAGATCTTACCGGAGGACTCGAAGAGCGGTTCTCAGCTGCGCGGCCGGGAGCAACACAGTTCCCGTTGCCGCGGCAGCCGTACACCGAGCGCAACCGTCACATACGTGACGTGTGCGGCGTTCGGATGGCTGGGAGACATGTTTCAAAATGTAACATCCCATGTCTCGAAGACGCCAGACCGGGCGGTCTGCATCCATTCCGATCACCCTGAACATAACTTTTCCGCCCCTGGGGCCGGTGGCGTAATAGCCCCGATCCGGCGCATCCAGCCAGGCCGGACCATCGGGCCGGCGGCGGAATCCACCGCCCGCGCCGACGGCCCGGCGCCGGCCCGCCGATACCGGCGAACAGTCTCGGTACAGTGACGAACCAGCAGGTCACGGGCATGAAGGAGGATCGGATGATGCCAGCACCGGCGCCGTCGCACGACCCCGGCCCGAGCGCCGGAAACGGCCCGGCCGCGGCCGGCGACGAGCCCAGCGGCGGCAGTGGGCACGATCACCGGCTGCGGCCTGTCGAGATGGACGGGATCGATATCACCGACCGTCCGGTTCGCGCGGCGGGCGGCGACCGCGTCCGGCGGGCGGACCGGGCCCGGCAGGTCGCCGACATCCTGCGCCAGCAGATCCATACCGGCGCCTTCGCGCACGCGCTGCCGAGCGAGACCGAACTGGCCGCGGAATTCGCCGTCTCCCGCAACACCGTGCGCGACGCGCTGGCGCTGCTCAAGGACGAACGGCTCATCGAGCGCGCCCCCAAGGTCGGCACCCATGTGGCGCAACGCAAATACGATCACGGCCTGGACACCCTGCGCGGGCTGAAGGAAACCCTGCGCGGGCACGGCGAGGTACGCAACGAGGTGCGCGCGGCCCGCCGGGAGGATCCGCCGCCCGCCGTCGCGCGCCGGCTGCGACTGGAGCCGGGTGTGCAGGCGGTGTACCTCGAACGGCTGCGCTACCTCGGCGATCTGCCGCTGAGCCTGGACCTCACCTACCTCGCCCCCGATATCGGCGAGGCGGTGCTGGACCGCGATCTGGAGTCCAACGACATCTTCGCCCTGATCGAGGAGATCAGCGGCGGGCCACTGGGATCCGCCGATCTGGTGCTGGAGGCCATCACCGCCGACACCCATTCGGCGGCGACCCTGCAGATGCCCGAGGGCGGCGCGCTGCTGCTGCTCGAACGACTCACCCGGCTCGACGACGGCCGGCCGGTGGATCTGGAGTACATCCGGATGCGCGGCGACCGTATCACCATGCGCGGCAGCCTGTTCCGGCCCGCCGACGCCAGCGATTGGAGGCTGATCCGATGACCCTGGTCAACCAGCGCGCCGATGTCCCGGTGACGATCGACGAATCCCTGTGTATCCAGGGCTGCACACTGTGCGTGGAGATCTGCCCGCTGGATTCGCTGGCGATCAATCCGGACAACGGCAAGGCGTTCATGCACGTCGACGAGTGCTGGTACTGCGGGCCGTGCGCGGCGCGCTGTCCCACCGGCGCCGTCACCGTGAACATGCCCTATCTGCTGCGCTGAATCCGTGGCCGCTGCGAACTCGTGACACCGCAGCGCATTTCCGTCCGTCCCGATGAGCGGCGAATCCGCGTCCGCCTCCCGCGCTGCTGTTGCGGCGCCGCCCCCGCAAGGATCCCTATGAAGTACCGTCCTGCCCGTCTCGTCGCCGTCGCCGCGACCCTGGCCCTGGCCGCCGCGGGTTGTTCGCTCGACAGCACTTCGGATTCCGCCGGCACCGTCGCGGTCGTCGTCGGATATCAGTCCAAGACCATCAACACCGTCACCGCCGGCACCCTCCTGAAAGCGAAAGGCTTTCTGGAACAACGGCTCTCCGCGCTGAGCGCGAAGGGCGGGCCGAAATACCGCGTGGAGTGGCAGGATTACGACACCGGCGCCCCGATCACCGCCCAGATGGTCGCGCAGAAGATCGATATCGGCTCGATGGGCGACTATCCGCTGCTGATCAACGGATCCCGCACGCAGGCGACCGAGAAGTCGCGCACCGAATTGGTCTCCGTCACCGGCTATCAGCCGCACGGTTCGCTGAACATGATTGTGGTGGGCCAGGATTCGTCGGTGCAGTCGCTGCGCGACCTCGCCGGGCGGAAGGTGTCCTCCAGCGTCGGTTCGGCCAGTGACGGGTTGCTGCGACAGGCGTTGAGCCGCACCGGCATCGACCCGAAGTCCGGCGTCGAGGTGCTCAACCAGCAACCGCAGGTCGGCGCGTCGGCCCTGGAATCCGGTCAGGTACAAGCGTTGTCGCAGTTCGTGGCGTGGCCCGGACTGCTGGTGTTCCAGAACAAGGCCAGGCTGCTGTACGACGGCGCCGAACTGAACGTGCCCACTTTCCACGGCGTGGTGGCCCGCCGCGACTACGCGAAGGACCATCCGGAGGTGCTCGACGCCTTCCTCCAGGCCCAGCTCGACGCGACCGACTTCCTGCACCAGCACCCGCTGACGGCGGCGCAACTGGTCGCGGACGGTTCGGGACTGCCGCCGGAGGTGGTGTACCTGTACAACGGCCCGGGGGGCACCTCCTTCGACGCCCCGCTGAAGCCGCAGCTGATCTCGGCGTTCAAAGGTGATGTGCCGTACCTGAAGTCGATCGGTGACTTCGCCGATCTGGACATCGACGGGTTCGTGAACGACGAGCCGCTGCGCAAGGCGTTCGCCGAACACGGCGCGAACTACGACGCGGCCGTGGCGAACTTCGGCAATCCGGCGCCGATCACCGGTACGGATCCGGTCGCGAACCGACCGGTGTCCGATCCCGCCCTGGCCGGCGAGATCTGGCTCGACGGTCAGGACACCGCCACCCCGGCGGCGGATCCCACCGGCCTGCTGCGCGCGGTGAAAGCGGCCCGCGCCCAAGGGAAGAAGGTGCGCGCCGCCTATGTGCCGGACGCCGAATTCGGCACCCGGTGGTTCGCCGACAAGGCGCTGTGGGTGCACGCGGGCGACACCTATCTGCCGTTCACGACGCCCGCGGCGGTGCAGCGGTACCTCGCGGCGCACCCCGGCGGCGTGGCGGTCTCCTACGAGCAGGCGGTCGGCGAGGTGCGATCATGAGCGCGAGCCTCGGGACCTTACCGATTCCGGTGGCCGCGCTCGACGCCGATGCCCCGCCCGCCGATCCCGTGACCCCGGCCCGGGGTGGCCGGGTGTGGCGGTCGCGCGCGATCCGGGTCGTCTCCGTGCTGCTGGCCGTACTGCTCTGGCAGGTGTTGACCGCCAACCATATTCGGGTCTGGGTGCGCTTCGACACGCTGCCGACCGTGACCCAGATCCTGCGCGCGCTCGGGCATCAGCTGGGGACGAACACCTACTGGCTGGATCTGGCGCAGTCGCTGATCCGCATCCTGAGCGGATTCGGGCTGGCCGGAGTGCTCGGCGTGGCAACGGGTATCGCGCTGGCGCGCTCGCCGCTGCTGTCGGATGTGCTGGGGCCGTTGACCGAACTGCTCCGGCCGGTGCCGGCGATCGCGATCGTGCCGGTGGCGATCCTGCTGTTCCCCACCGACGAGGCGGGAATCGTGTTCATCACCTTCCTCGCCGCGTTCTTCCCGATCATGGTCAGCACCCGGCACGCGGTGCGCGCGCTGCCGACGATCTGGGAGGACTCGATCCGCACCCAGGGCGGCGGCCGCTGGGACGTGCTGTGGCGAGTGGTGTTGCCGGGCAGCCTGCCCGGCGTATTCGGCGGGCTCTCGGTCGGGATGGGCGTGTCCTGGATCTGTGTGATCTCGGCGGAGATGATCTCCGGCCGCCTCGGCGTGGGCTACCGCACCTGGGCCGCCTACACGGTCGTGGACTATCCCGGCGTATTCGTCGGCATCATCACCATCGGCGTACTGGGACTGGGCACGTCGGCGGTGGTCGAACTGGCCGGCCGCCGGGTGACCCGGTGGCTGCCGCGCGCGCAGGAGGTCACGGCATGACACGCGACACCGGAATGGGTTTGCGGCTGGACGGTGTCGAACTGGCCTACGGCGGAGCGGCCGTGGTCGCCGACTTCACCCTGGACGTGCGGCCGGGCGAGATCCTGGTACTGGCGGGACCTTCGGGCTGCGGCAAATCGACCGTGCTGCGCGCACTCGCCGGACTGCTGCGGCCGCGCGCGGGCCGGATCCTCGCCGACGGAACCCCGGTCACGGGTCCGGACCGGGATCGGGCGATGGTGTTCCAGGACGACGCGCTGCTGCCCTGGCGCACCGTGCGCGCCAATATCGAACTGGCACTGAAACTTCGGGGCGTGCCGCGGGCCGGACGGCGCGAACGCGCGGATCGGTGGATCGAGGAGGTCGGTCTCGCCGGCTTCGGCGATCATCTGCCGAAACGACTGTCCGGCGGGATGCGGCAGCGCGTACAGCTGGCTCGCGGCCTGGCCGGCGCCCCGCGGGCGGTGCTGATGGACGAGCCGTTCGGCGCGCTGGACTCGCGCACCCGCGCCACCATGCAGCGGCTGCTGATCGACACCTGGCACACCCATCCGACCACGGTCGTCTTCGTGACCCACGACGTCGACGAGGCGCTGCTGCTCGGCGACCGGATCGTGGTGCTGGGCCGCGCCGGCCGGCCGCCGCGCGCCCTGCTGGAGGTGCCGCGGCCGCGCGAGGCCGCCGCCGACCGTTCCGGCCTGCGCGCCGAAATTCTTGCCGCACTGGACCATTCCGACGACATCGCCGTGATGTCCTGACCCTCCGTGGAGCGTTCCCGATGCAGATTCCGGATTCGGCCGAATTCACCCGCCTCGACTGCGACGTACTGGTGATCGGCGGCGGCACCGCCGGCACCATGGCGGCGCTGACCGCCGCCGAACAGGGCGCGAACGTGCTGCTGCTGGAGAAGGCGCACGTGCGGCACTCCGGCGCGCTGGCGATGGGGATGGACGGGGTCAACAATGCCGTCGTCCCCGGTAAGGCCGAACCCGAGGACTACGTCGCCGAGATCACCCGCGCCAACGACGGAATCGTCAACCAGCGCACCGTCTATCAGACGGCGACGCGCGGCTTCGCGATGGTGCAGCGGCTGGAGCGCTACGGGGTGAAGTTCGAGAAGGACGCCTACGGCGAGTACGCGGTCCGCCGGGTGCACCGCTCCGGCTCGTACGTGCTGCCGATGCCGGAGGGCAAGGACGTCAAGAAGGCGCTGTATCGCGTACTGCGGCAACGGAAGATGCGCGAGCGGATCCGCATCGAGAACCGGCTGATGCCGGTGCGGGTGCTGACCGCGAACGGCCGGGCCGTCGGCGCGGCCGCATTGCACACGCGCACGGGCGAATTCGTCGCGGTCGGCGCGAAGGCGGTGATCCTGGCCACCGGCGCCTGCGGCCGGCTCGGCCTGCCCGCCTCCGGTTACCTGTACGGCACCTACGAGAATCCCACCAACGCCGGTGACGGTTACGCCATGGCCTACCACGCCGGGGCCGAGCTGTCCGGTATCGAATGCTTCCAGATCAACCCGCTGATCAAGGATTACAACGGACCGGCCTGCGCCTATGTCGCCAACCCGTTCGGCGGCTATCAGGTGAACGCGCAGGGTGAGCGCTTCGTCGATTCCGACTACTGGTCCGGGCAGATGATGGCCGAGGTGAAGCGGGAGATCGAATCCGCCCGCGGGCCCATCTATCTGAAGGTCTCGCATCTGCCGAACGAGACCCTCGAATCGCTCGAGGGCATCCTGCACACCACCGAGCGGCCGACCCGCGGTACCTTCCACGCCAACCGCGGCCACGACTACCGCACCCACGACATCGAGATGCACATCTCCGAGATCGGTTTGTGCAGTGGACATTCGGCCTCCGGCGTCTGGGTCGACGAGCACGCCCGGACCACCGTCCCCGGCCTGTACGCCGCGGGCGATCTGGCCTGCGTACCGCACAACTACATGATCGGCGCATTCGTCTACGGCGATCTGGCCGGTGCGCACGCCGCGTCCACTCTCGCGGAAGTGACCGCACCCGAGGAACTTCCGGCGGATCAACTCACTGCCGCGCACGAACTGATCTACCGTCCGCTGCGGCATCCCGACGGCCCGCCCCAGCCCCAGGTGGAATTCAAACTCCGGCGCTTCGTGAACGACTATGTGGCCCCGCCGAAGACATCGACGAAGTTGTCGCTGGCGATCGAGACCTTCGACCGGATGCGCACCGAGATCGCGGATATGGGCGCCACCACCCCGCACGAGCTGATGCGCTGCGCCGAGGTGACCTTCATCCGCGACTGCGCCGAGATGGCGGCCCGCTCGTCACTGACCCGCACCGAATCCCGTTGGGGTCTCTACCACGAACGCGCCGATCTGCCGCAGCGCGACGATACCGACTGGCGCTTCCACCTGAACCTGCGCAAGAACGCCGACGGCGCCATGGAATTCCTCAAGCGGCCGGTCGCACCGTATCTGGTGCCGGTCCCCGAATTCGCCGATGTGCCCAGTGCCGCCACCGAACCGATCCCGGTCCGCCAGCCGGAGCCCGTCGCGGGTCCGCCGCGCACCGGTACCACGGCCGCGGCCGCCACCCGCACCACGATCCACAGCGCCGACGAACCGGACGATGCCGCCGCACCCCGCATCGCCCAACTGCTGCGACTCGACGCCCCCACGGTGGCCGAACTCGTTCCCTATCTGGCGGATTCGCAGCCCCGGGTCCGCGCCACCGCTCTCTCGGTCCTCACCGAGAACACCCCGGACGGCTTCGCCGAGGCCCTCGTCGCCGCACTCGGCGACACCGAGGCGCCCGTGCGTGCTGCCGCCATCGCGGGCCTGCGCGAACTCGTGGAGATCCTGCCCCGCGACGTGACCATCGCGGATCCGCCGCATCCGGGTGTCCTGCCCGCGCACACCGGTTCTCCCGATCCTCAGGTGCGGGCCGCCGTGGTCGATCTGCTCCGCGCCCTCCACGCCGGCACCACCGAACAGTTCACGAAGGCGGTGCACGACAACGATCATCGCGTCCGCGTCGAGGGGGTCCGCGCCCTGGTGTCGCTGGACGACTGGTCCGCCCTGGAAACGGCGGCCCACGACGAGAACCGGGAGGTCCGCATCGCCGCCGCCCACGGCTTGGCCACCGTCGGCCGCGGTGGCGCGCAGACCCTCCGCACCCTCACCACCGACCCCGACCCCTTGGTCCGCGCCGCCGCCCTGGCTGCCCTGGCGCCCCTCGGCGATACCTCGGACGCACCGATTCTCACTGCTGCCCTGCGTGATTCGGCCTGGCAGGTCCGCGTCGGTGCGGCCCGCGGCCATACCGCCCTGGGCCCGGAAACCGCCACCGAACCCCTGCACACCGCCCTCACCGACCCGCACCCCGACGTCCGCAAGGCCGCCGTCCTCACCCTCGCCGACTGGCCGGCCCACCCCGCCGCCCGCACCGCCCTGGAATCCGTGCTCGACGACACCGACGCCGACGTCCGTGCCTACGCTCGCCGAGCCCTCACCCACTCCTGAACGGCCACAACGAATCCGTATCCCCCCTTTGCGGAATCGCCGAGCGATTTCCGTGGGCGGAATCGCCGAGCGGTTTCCGGCCGGTGATCTCACCACCGACAGGCAGGTCGGGTTTTCGGCCGTCCGGTAACTGGGCGTGGCAACCGGCCGCCGGACCGCCCCGTCGACCGGCGCGGGATCCGGCTCGAATACCGCTGCCCGGCAGCCGGTCTCGTGGAGACCGGCTGCCGGATGAGGTCATTCACCTCACGGATGCCCGCACATGTACGCGCCGACCGTTCCCTCGTCGCCGGGAAGGTGCTTGCAGTGCTGCACGATCCACTGCACCCGAGGGTCGCCGGACGGGGTGACCAGCGCGAAGCCGATATCGCCGTGGGCGACCAGACGAGCCAGATCATCGGTGGTGAGGGCCTGGGCCATACCGGTGAAGCCGCCGAACGGGGGGATCTCGGCGCCGGTGCTGAAGATGAAGGGGGCGGCCAGGATCGAGGTGTAGGCGACGGCCGGATCGTGCGCCGCCGGGAACGCCTTGTGCGCGGAGGCGACCAGTTTCGGGCCGGTGTTCATCGCGTCCCGGACCACGTCGTGGGTTATGTGGGCCTGGGTCGCCGATTCGAAGGGCGTATCGAGGCCGCTGTATCCGTCCTCGACCACCGAGGCGGCGGCCACTGCGGGGCCCGCCAGCACCGCGATCAGCAGGACGATCGCCGTTGCGGCACCGCGCAATCCGATGGCGATCAGGCAGGCGAGCAGGGCCACCGCGACGGTCGTCCAGCGCACCGCGACGGGGGCGGGTTGCAGCAGCCACCAGCCGTACAACACCGTGACGAGCGCGGCCGGCACGGCGACCACCCGCTGGGCGGATTTCGACCCGTGCACCGATTCGACTGTGCCCCAGCCGATCAGCGCCGCCACCGGGGCTGTCAGCGCCGCGAGGTAGTACGGGTTGATCGTGCCCGCCGCGAGGAATACCGCGACGTACACCAGCAGCCAGCCACCCCACAGGATCACCGCTGCCCGCTGCACGGCAGCAGCGGAATCGGCAGTGCGGTCGGTGGATGTACCCGTGCCGGTACGCCGCCACACCAGCACCGCGACCACGATCAACACCAGCAGCGCGAGTGGGATCAGCCAGCCGATGTCGCGGCCGCCCGCTCCGGTGAAGAGGTGATTCAGCCGGTCGTCGGGGCCGAGTACCAGTTGGTCTCGGTAGTTCACGCCGCCGGGAGCCATCGAGAAGTTGGCGGCGCCCACGGTGAAGCCGCTGTCGGTGCGGTCCGCACCGTTGTAGACGAAAACCTGATCGAACAGCGAATCATGGTTGCTGCCGTCCACATACGGGCGGTGGCGGGTCGGAATCAGGCTCACCACGGTCATCCAGCTCAGCGACACCACCGAGGTCACGGCCCCGAAACCCACGATATCGACCAGTCGGCGCACCGGCCGCACGCCGGTGCGCGCCACCAGATAGGCCAGCGCGAGGACCGGCACGATCAGCCAGGCCTGCACCATCTTCGCCTGGAATGCCAGTCCCACGAAAATACCTGCGTACCAAAGGTTCCGGGAGTTGCCGAACTGCACCGCGGCCAGCGTCCGGTCGACGGCGAGCACGAGCAGCAGAACCAGCAGCGTGTCGGAGATGTTGCCCCGATCGAGTGCCACCGTCACCGGGGTCGCGGCCACCACCACCGCGGCGACCAGGCCCGCGGCGGGTCCGGCCGTGCGCCGCACCGCGCGGTACAGCACCAGGATGGTGAGCACCCCCTCGATCACCTGCGGCAGGGCCAGCGCCCAGACGTGCGGGCCGAACAGCCGCACCGACAGCGCCTGCACCCAGAACGCGCCGGGTAACTTGTCGATGCTGATCAGGCCGTCGGGGTCGAAGGCGGCGAAGAAGAAGTCGTGCCAGGACGAGGCCATCGATCGGACGGCGGCCGCGTAGTAGATGTGCGGGACCAGTACGGTGATACCCCACGCGTAGCTCACGGCCGCGACGGCGGCCACGAGCAACAGGGCCGGTCGGGCCCAGCAGGGCTGATCGTCGGGAGAACGCCAGAACTGCCACCTGATACCGCCGGTGGCCCGCGGTAGCGCGAGTGCGGTCACAGGTCCACTATCGAAACGCCGCGCGGGCGGGTCAATCGAATTGCGGGCGAATCAACCTGCCGGCCAGCCGATTTCCACCTACGGGTGGAGACGGCGACTACGCTGGGAGCGTGCTCCATCATGTGCAGGTCGGCTGCCCGCCGGGCGGCGAGGATCGCCAGCGCGCCTTCTACACCGGCGTGCTCGGCTGGGTGGAGCTGCCCAAGCCGCCGCTGCTCGCGGCGCGCGGCGGCTGCTGGTTCCGGATTCCCGGACGCGGCGGACCCGACAGTGAACTGCACGTCGGGGTGGAGCCCGATTTCCGGCCCGCCCGCAAGGCCCATCCCGCGTTCGTGGTGGACGCCGATACCACCGCCGTCGCGCTGACCGCCGCGGGTAGCCCGGTCACCTGGGCCGATCCGGCGGAGATTCCGGGACGGCGGCGTTTCCACTCCGAGGACGGCGTCGGGAACCGGCTCGAGTTCATCGACGGCTGATCGGCCGTCACGCGGGCATATTCCGGGCGTCGCATCCGACGTCCGCGGCCATCCAGCAACTACTGTGACATCGCCGCCTGTCGTGGCGCCGTCCCACCTGCTCGCCCTGTGACCGACTGTGCCCGTGAACGACCGGAGGCCACGCTGACCGAGTCGCTGGATTGGGGTGCCGAACCGATCGAATCGGTGCGGTGGCTGGCGATCGTCTTCGTCCTCGCGGTGACCGCGTGCGCGGTGGTGGGCTGGCTGGCCCTGCGGCTCACCGAGTGGGGCCGGCATTTCGACCGGGTGACCGGCGCCTTCTTCCACGGCCGCACCGGCGCGGTGACCCTCGGCTACGCCGCGGTGCTCGTGCTGATCACGGTGACCGCGGTCAAGATCCAGGTGCTGACGTCGTATCAGGGCAACGACATGTTCTCGGCCCTGCAGTACGCGGCCGAGGCGATCGGCCGCGGCGACCGGGCGGCACTGCACACCGCGGCCGGTCGCTTCCGCAACTCGCTGGTCGTGTTCGCGGTACTGGCCGTGATCGATGTGGCGCGCGCGCAGCTGGACTATTACCTCGGCCAGCTGTTCGAGATCCGCTGGCGCCGCTGGCTGACCGATCGGATGGCCGGCGACTGGATCGACGACCGGGTGTACTACCGCAGCCGCTTCCTGGCCCATCCGACCGACAACCCCGACCAGCGCATCCAGCAGGACGTCGGCGACATGATCTCGATGGCCCGCTCGCTGTCGCTCGGCGCGTTGTCCGCGGTGGTGTCGGTGGCGTCGTTCGCCTGGATCCTGTGGCGGCTGTCCGGGCCGCTGAACATCCTCGGTATCGAACTGCCGCGCGCGATGGTGTTCCTGGTACTGGTCTACGTGCTGGTGGCGAGCCTGGTCGCGTTCCGGATCGGCCGTCCGCTGGTCGGGCTCGGATTCCGCTATCAGGCGGTGACCGCGCACTTCCGGTATTCGCTGGTCCGGCTGCGGGAGAACGCCGAGCCGATCGCCTTCTATCGCGGCGAGGCGGCCGAGGAACACGGCCTGCACGCGCGCTTCGAGGAAGTGCTGCGGGTGTATCGGAGCCTGGTGAACCGCACCACCATGCTGATCGGCTGGAACCAGACCGCCACCGAGGCGGCGTTCGTGGTGCCGTGGTTGCTGCAGGCGCCGCGGTTCTTCGACGGCCGGTTGACGCTCGGTGACGTGCAGCAGACCGGATCGGCGTTCGGGCAGATCCAGACCTCGCTGTCCTATTTCCGCAACAACTACAACACCTTCGCCGCGTTCCGGGCCACGCTGGCACGCCTGGACGGCCTGCTCCACGACGACGACCGCACCCGGCGGCTGCCGCGGGTCAGCACCCGGCTCGAGCGGCGCGCGGTCGACCTGGCCGATATCAATCTGTCCCGGCCCGACGGCACCCGCCTGGTCACGGATCTGAACCTGCGGCTGTCCGCCGGCGACGCGGTGGTGATCACCGGTCCGTCCGGATGTGGTAAGACCACATTGCTGCGCGCGCTCGCCGATATGTGGCCGTATGTCGACGGGACGATCGGCCGCCCCGAGGACGGCCGGGTGGTGTTCTCACCGCAGATGCCGTATCTGCCGCTGGGTCCGCTGCACGCCGCGGTCATCTATCCCGGCCTGCCCGGCTGCCTGTCCGACGACGCGCTCGCCGACGCGCTGCACCGGGTACAGCTCCACGATCTGGTGCCCCGGATGAACGAGGACGCCAACTGGGCGATGGTGCTGTCGCCGGGCGAACAACAGCGCCTCGCCTTCGCCCGGATCCTGCTGATCGCCCCGGAGGTCGCCTTCCTGGACGAGGCGACCTCGGCCCTGGACCCGGACATGGAGGCCGCGCTCTACACCCGGTTGCGCGCCGACCTGCCCGATCTGGTCCTGGTCAGCACCGCGCACCGGGAGACGGTGATGCGCCTGCACACCGATCGGCTGGAGCTCACCGGCGCCGGATCCTGGACCTACGCCCCGGTCAGCGCGACCCGTTCGTGACGGCCGCGTCCGCCGGCGCGCTCCCGTTCACCCCGGTCAGACCCCATTCCCGGGCCAGCAGCCGGTGCGAGGTCAGCCGATCCGCGTGCCGGAAGGTGACGCTGGTGATCACGATCTCGTCGGCGCCGGTCAGTTCCTGCAATGCGGTCAGCCGCGCCGCGACCTGCGCCGGGGTGCCGACGAACTGGGTGGCGAGGCGATCCTCGATCAGCTGCCGCTGTTCGCCGGTGAGCGCGCCCGCGGTATCGGGATCCTGATACGCGGCGGCGCCCTCGCCACTGCGGATGCTGTACACCCAGTGGCCGTAGCTGGCCGCGAGCCGCTGCGCGGTCCGCTCGTCCTCGGCGACCACTACATCCGCGGACACCACCAGATACGGCTTCGGGTGCCGCTCCGACGGCTTGAACGAATCCCGGTACGCGGCAACGGTTTCCAGGATGGTTCCGGGCGAGACGTGATAGTTCGCGGCGAACGGCAGGCCCAGTTCCCCGGCCAGCCGCGCACTCTCACCGCCGCTGGATCCGAACAGCCACAGCTCGATATCGGCGCCCTCACCCGGAACCGCGTGCAGCGCAACACCGTCCGGGGTCTGATAGCTGCCGTCCAGCAGTGCCCGGATCTCGTTCACCTGCCGGGTGTACTCGATCGGCTCCGCACCCGGCAGTTGCAGCGCCGCCTGCCCGGCCAGCAGCCGCGACAGGTTCAGGAACTGCCCGGGACTGAACGGCGGCGGGATCACCACACCGTCGCGCACCTCGGTCTCCCGCGGCGGTGTGGCAGGCGCGGCGCCCTTGTCGCGCAACTGCGTGCCCCGATGTCCGGAGCGT
Encoded proteins:
- a CDS encoding glyoxalase, with the protein product MLHHVQVGCPPGGEDRQRAFYTGVLGWVELPKPPLLAARGGCWFRIPGRGGPDSELHVGVEPDFRPARKAHPAFVVDADTTAVALTAAGSPVTWADPAEIPGRRRFHSEDGVGNRLEFIDG
- a CDS encoding ABC transporter ATP-binding protein/permease; translated protein: MTDCARERPEATLTESLDWGAEPIESVRWLAIVFVLAVTACAVVGWLALRLTEWGRHFDRVTGAFFHGRTGAVTLGYAAVLVLITVTAVKIQVLTSYQGNDMFSALQYAAEAIGRGDRAALHTAAGRFRNSLVVFAVLAVIDVARAQLDYYLGQLFEIRWRRWLTDRMAGDWIDDRVYYRSRFLAHPTDNPDQRIQQDVGDMISMARSLSLGALSAVVSVASFAWILWRLSGPLNILGIELPRAMVFLVLVYVLVASLVAFRIGRPLVGLGFRYQAVTAHFRYSLVRLRENAEPIAFYRGEAAEEHGLHARFEEVLRVYRSLVNRTTMLIGWNQTATEAAFVVPWLLQAPRFFDGRLTLGDVQQTGSAFGQIQTSLSYFRNNYNTFAAFRATLARLDGLLHDDDRTRRLPRVSTRLERRAVDLADINLSRPDGTRLVTDLNLRLSAGDAVVITGPSGCGKTTLLRALADMWPYVDGTIGRPEDGRVVFSPQMPYLPLGPLHAAVIYPGLPGCLSDDALADALHRVQLHDLVPRMNEDANWAMVLSPGEQQRLAFARILLIAPEVAFLDEATSALDPDMEAALYTRLRADLPDLVLVSTAHRETVMRLHTDRLELTGAGSWTYAPVSATRS
- a CDS encoding glycosyltransferase family 39 protein, with the translated sequence MTALALPRATGGIRWQFWRSPDDQPCWARPALLLVAAVAAVSYAWGITVLVPHIYYAAAVRSMASSWHDFFFAAFDPDGLISIDKLPGAFWVQALSVRLFGPHVWALALPQVIEGVLTILVLYRAVRRTAGPAAGLVAAVVVAATPVTVALDRGNISDTLLVLLLVLAVDRTLAAVQFGNSRNLWYAGIFVGLAFQAKMVQAWLIVPVLALAYLVARTGVRPVRRLVDIVGFGAVTSVVSLSWMTVVSLIPTRHRPYVDGSNHDSLFDQVFVYNGADRTDSGFTVGAANFSMAPGGVNYRDQLVLGPDDRLNHLFTGAGGRDIGWLIPLALLVLIVVAVLVWRRTGTGTSTDRTADSAAAVQRAAVILWGGWLLVYVAVFLAAGTINPYYLAALTAPVAALIGWGTVESVHGSKSAQRVVAVPAALVTVLYGWWLLQPAPVAVRWTTVAVALLACLIAIGLRGAATAIVLLIAVLAGPAVAAASVVEDGYSGLDTPFESATQAHITHDVVRDAMNTGPKLVASAHKAFPAAHDPAVAYTSILAAPFIFSTGAEIPPFGGFTGMAQALTTDDLARLVAHGDIGFALVTPSGDPRVQWIVQHCKHLPGDEGTVGAYMCGHP
- a CDS encoding LLM class flavin-dependent oxidoreductase; translated protein: MTGIPLSVLDLSPVSAGSTPQQALRNTIDLARQAEAWGYRRFWLAEHHFVQVASSASITLIGLVAAATETIRVGSAAVQLGHHTSASVVEAFGTIDALHPGRLDLGLGRSGHRGTQLRDKGAAPATPPRETEVRDGVVIPPPFSPGQFLNLSRLLAGQAALQLPGAEPIEYTRQVNEIRALLDGSYQTPDGVALHAVPGEGADIELWLFGSSGGESARLAGELGLPFAANYHVSPGTILETVAAYRDSFKPSERHPKPYLVVSADVVVAEDERTAQRLAASYGHWVYSIRSGEGAAAYQDPDTAGALTGEQRQLIEDRLATQFVGTPAQVAARLTALQELTGADEIVITSVTFRHADRLTSHRLLAREWGLTGVNGSAPADAAVTNGSR